One Lentibacillus cibarius DNA window includes the following coding sequences:
- a CDS encoding nitroreductase family protein: protein MTTDIKDFRQLDYDIDSIYIKRWSPRSFQEKEVPENVLMNIFEAARWAPSAMNIQPWRFIVARTKEDREKFHSFIMDGNRKWCEKAPVLTLIISDKQDYTHAFDTGAAWGYLSLQAAKEGLITHGMGGFYKDKAREVLNIPEEYDIQALVAIGYQGEKAALPEELQAREKPSDRRPVQESIMEGTFI, encoded by the coding sequence ATGACAACTGATATAAAAGATTTTCGTCAGCTTGATTATGATATTGACTCAATCTATATCAAGCGCTGGTCGCCACGTTCATTTCAGGAAAAGGAAGTGCCTGAAAACGTGCTAATGAATATATTTGAAGCAGCTCGCTGGGCACCTTCCGCCATGAATATCCAGCCGTGGCGATTCATTGTCGCACGTACAAAAGAAGACAGAGAAAAATTTCACTCCTTCATCATGGATGGAAACCGGAAGTGGTGTGAAAAAGCACCTGTCCTGACACTAATTATTTCTGATAAGCAGGATTACACACATGCTTTTGACACTGGTGCCGCATGGGGGTATTTATCCTTGCAAGCGGCAAAAGAGGGACTTATTACTCATGGCATGGGTGGTTTCTATAAAGATAAAGCGCGTGAGGTATTAAACATCCCGGAAGAATATGACATCCAGGCGCTTGTTGCCATTGGATATCAAGGAGAGAAAGCAGCACTTCCCGAAGAACTACAGGCACGTGAGAAACCATCCGACCGACGCCCGGTACAGGAGTCGATTATGGAAGGCACATTTATATAA
- a CDS encoding c-type cytochrome: protein MKVNSIIFIAGFIVAFAAGYLFFGGNSTADQGGQDTGNQEEKANDTDSSDGQGATDDQASEGEEETSVPAEAEPLSRNNCLSCHAVESLGAEGGTTGPDLSNAYNVVEDKHGKPLEEFLKEPTSAVMSTVISDNPLEDEEREAIIEALKKAAE, encoded by the coding sequence ATGAAGGTGAATAGTATTATTTTCATCGCAGGTTTCATTGTTGCGTTTGCAGCAGGTTATTTGTTCTTTGGTGGTAATAGCACCGCGGATCAAGGCGGACAAGACACCGGAAATCAGGAAGAGAAGGCAAATGATACAGATTCTTCTGATGGACAGGGTGCAACGGATGATCAAGCATCAGAGGGTGAAGAAGAGACAAGTGTACCTGCCGAGGCTGAACCGCTAAGCAGAAATAATTGTTTATCTTGCCATGCAGTCGAATCACTTGGTGCAGAAGGGGGAACTACTGGCCCTGACCTTTCCAATGCATATAATGTAGTGGAGGATAAACATGGAAAACCACTGGAAGAATTTTTGAAGGAACCTACATCTGCAGTGATGTCAACAGTTATAAGTGATAATCCTTTAGAGGATGAGGAAAGAGAAGCCATTATTGAAGCGCTGAAAAAAGCAGCGGAATAA
- a CDS encoding Crp/Fnr family transcriptional regulator, which yields MSKLEEELTDFDFLSFFSDDELKRFKLVLNRRTYKKNQQLFAEGDKRGKFFFLKKGYIKLEKTNQEANMLYINYVKPNELFPYVGLFTEENYRYSAYALTDVSVYYLPVTEFESLIRYNTEQLMLVIKKLDQLTKRHQDRLQTVSTNFASDRVEQALNYLVQNFSVNQGDCLVIDIPMTMTELAKLSSTSRETVSQVFKKLKCDGIMTLNKRQITIHNWKYFREKNI from the coding sequence ATGAGTAAGTTGGAAGAGGAATTAACTGATTTTGACTTTTTGTCTTTTTTTAGTGATGACGAATTGAAAAGATTTAAACTTGTTTTGAATAGAAGAACGTACAAAAAAAACCAACAATTATTTGCGGAAGGGGATAAAAGGGGAAAGTTCTTCTTTTTGAAAAAAGGCTATATTAAATTGGAAAAGACAAACCAGGAAGCAAATATGCTATATATTAATTATGTGAAACCGAATGAACTTTTCCCATATGTTGGTTTGTTTACAGAGGAAAACTATCGTTATTCTGCATACGCTTTAACTGATGTCAGTGTCTATTATCTTCCGGTTACAGAATTTGAATCGCTGATTAGATATAACACGGAGCAACTCATGCTCGTTATTAAAAAATTAGACCAACTGACGAAGCGGCATCAGGATCGGTTACAGACAGTCTCGACTAATTTTGCCTCTGATAGGGTCGAACAAGCACTTAATTACCTAGTTCAAAATTTTTCAGTCAACCAAGGTGATTGTTTAGTTATTGATATACCAATGACGATGACGGAGTTAGCAAAACTATCCAGTACAAGTCGGGAAACGGTATCTCAAGTTTTTAAGAAATTGAAGTGTGACGGAATTATGACGCTGAATAAAAGACAAATTACCATTCATAATTGGAAATACTTTAGGGAAAAAAATATATAA
- a CDS encoding ABC transporter ATP-binding protein, translating into MINITNAAQKHRSQIVFDQVNVTIEHGECVAIVGRNGAGKSTFLYALAGFSRLAKGSITIDGKEVHQPNAWQGSFSFLPEKFQLYSQLSVEENVHYFAQIMGLGMEDVQTVLMHTSMWDDRQKRIGALSKGMLQRVGLSIALLGEPNWVVLDEPTSGLDLFGRREMLKLMGDITSPDRSLLFTTHHMDEVRELATHVLYFNDKTVEKIEVGEFLQQLEEDDLR; encoded by the coding sequence ATGATTAATATTACAAATGCAGCACAGAAGCATCGTTCACAGATAGTTTTTGATCAAGTAAATGTTACCATTGAACATGGTGAATGCGTGGCGATTGTGGGCAGAAATGGGGCAGGTAAGTCAACTTTTCTGTATGCATTGGCCGGTTTTTCCCGGCTGGCGAAAGGATCGATTACTATTGATGGAAAAGAAGTTCATCAACCGAATGCCTGGCAAGGTAGTTTTTCATTTTTGCCGGAAAAGTTCCAGCTTTATAGTCAACTGTCAGTAGAGGAAAATGTCCATTATTTTGCGCAAATAATGGGGCTGGGGATGGAGGATGTACAAACAGTCCTTATGCACACGAGTATGTGGGATGACAGACAAAAACGAATAGGCGCACTCTCCAAAGGGATGCTGCAACGAGTAGGCTTAAGCATTGCACTTCTAGGGGAACCAAATTGGGTGGTGTTGGATGAGCCTACATCAGGACTGGATTTATTTGGCAGACGAGAGATGCTTAAACTTATGGGGGACATTACTTCACCAGATAGAAGTCTGTTATTTACGACACATCATATGGATGAAGTCCGGGAACTGGCAACCCATGTTCTATATTTCAACGATAAAACCGTTGAAAAAATAGAGGTGGGAGAGTTTTTACAACAATTGGAAGAGGATGACTTACGATGA
- the nosD gene encoding nitrous oxide reductase family maturation protein NosD produces the protein MIKRFGIFITILGVMITLLPGTSFAKELPSIQTLLEQAKPGSVIQLQDRVYQGNVVIDKPVILKGTKGTVIKGTGDGNVITIKHDGITLKNVTIKNSGSVLDDDDAGIKIYSDNNQVINTTIKDSLHGIYLNENKGNKLTGNKILGNQEWNQSRRGNGIHLFHSSKNVIKDNTIDGSRDGVYFSFSGNNRIKQNHVTNTRYGLHYMYSDDNEFYENVFTDNIGGAAIMYSDRVTLVKNQFYDHHHMQSFGILLQTANDTRIEKNEIYFNQKGIFMDQSNRNLIKGNHISNNQIGLNVWSSSIDNQFTENKILDNNLQYTTNGGEDANDWSVEEIGNTWSDHTAVDLDQDGVSDEPYEYSSAFGSVLADQQLGNLFLYSPALTIYEKWNQLIHTEGGIRDPHPIKARQQALFNFSSVLWILGFVLAVVVLLRVRAKRY, from the coding sequence ATGATTAAGCGATTCGGTATATTCATCACTATCCTTGGTGTTATGATCACGTTGTTACCGGGAACTTCTTTTGCAAAGGAGCTTCCTTCTATCCAAACATTATTGGAACAAGCAAAGCCAGGCAGCGTTATTCAACTTCAGGATCGTGTTTATCAAGGAAATGTCGTTATTGATAAGCCGGTTATTCTCAAAGGAACGAAAGGGACAGTCATAAAAGGAACTGGTGATGGAAATGTCATCACCATTAAGCATGATGGCATTACACTAAAGAACGTTACTATTAAAAATAGCGGTTCTGTTCTTGACGATGATGATGCCGGTATTAAAATATATTCCGACAACAATCAAGTCATCAATACAACCATTAAGGATAGTTTGCATGGTATTTATTTAAACGAAAACAAAGGAAATAAATTAACTGGCAACAAGATTCTTGGTAATCAGGAATGGAATCAATCCCGCCGTGGTAATGGTATTCATTTGTTTCATTCATCCAAAAACGTGATTAAGGATAATACGATTGACGGATCTAGGGACGGGGTATATTTTTCTTTTTCCGGAAACAATCGTATAAAACAAAATCATGTCACGAACACGCGGTACGGTCTCCACTATATGTATTCAGATGATAACGAATTTTATGAAAATGTATTCACAGATAATATAGGTGGAGCAGCTATCATGTACTCAGACCGAGTCACATTGGTGAAAAATCAATTTTACGATCATCACCATATGCAATCATTTGGTATTTTACTACAGACGGCTAACGATACAAGGATTGAAAAAAACGAAATCTACTTTAATCAAAAGGGAATCTTTATGGATCAGTCGAACCGGAACCTTATAAAAGGGAATCATATTTCAAATAATCAGATTGGCCTTAATGTCTGGAGTAGTTCTATCGATAACCAGTTTACGGAAAATAAAATACTGGATAACAATCTGCAATACACGACCAACGGTGGAGAAGATGCCAATGATTGGAGCGTGGAGGAAATTGGAAACACTTGGTCTGATCATACGGCAGTTGATCTTGATCAAGATGGTGTCAGTGATGAGCCTTATGAATATAGCTCAGCTTTTGGCAGCGTATTAGCTGATCAGCAGCTTGGCAATCTTTTTCTCTACAGTCCTGCCTTAACGATATATGAGAAATGGAATCAGCTAATCCATACAGAAGGCGGAATCCGTGACCCACATCCAATCAAAGCAAGGCAACAGGCATTGTTTAATTTTTCCAGCGTTTTATGGATTCTTGGTTTCGTGTTAGCAGTAGTGGTCCTGTTACGTGTCAGGGCAAAAAGGTACTGA
- the panD gene encoding aspartate 1-decarboxylase — MQRMMCKGKIHRATVTEADLDYVGSITIDEKLMKEADIKPYEMVQIANLKNAARWKTYAIPAPEGSGRICLNGPPANIFSPGDLVIILSQGLMTEEEIAGLKPKVVFVDENNEITSVEEHDLHWPEGVK, encoded by the coding sequence ATGCAACGTATGATGTGCAAAGGAAAGATTCATAGAGCGACAGTCACCGAGGCTGATTTGGATTACGTCGGTAGTATCACGATAGATGAAAAGTTAATGAAGGAAGCGGATATTAAGCCATACGAAATGGTACAGATTGCCAATTTGAAAAATGCGGCAAGATGGAAGACATATGCTATCCCGGCGCCGGAGGGATCAGGGCGGATTTGCCTGAATGGACCGCCAGCCAATATATTTTCCCCGGGTGATCTGGTCATTATATTAAGTCAAGGGCTCATGACAGAGGAAGAAATTGCAGGTCTCAAGCCAAAGGTAGTCTTTGTCGATGAAAATAACGAGATTACGAGTGTGGAAGAACATGATCTGCATTGGCCGGAAGGAGTCAAATAG
- a CDS encoding M17 family metallopeptidase, translating into MGKSVMIVFTDDAQMEDNESVKGYVENSKGDVTTVFIDGSLYAVIKKIDAAGQSSEKVRMIAGTLARMLQELQVENAVINGNKLIEAFHTLSAEAVVTAFTEGWQLGSYQFVTYHSKESLFQTTLQISGNNEKIQSFAASGTIRAEATAFSRDLMNEPAAALNPTTFPSILKEEFAGTDVKVSVYDKDEIEKREMNGVLTVCRGSKHPPAFAELVYQGDSSKPLVALVGKGVTFDTGGISLKRGKDLSNMRFDMGGAAAVAGAMKLLANAKANVNVVALIPIVENIPDRNAVIPGDVIQYKNGLNVQVGNTDAEGRLILADGLIRAGELNAEYVVDIATLTGSIVNALGTKIAGVFGDEKLADEMKYIGRENGDFIWPMPLIDAYDRYLASDYADFNNTSQKAEAGSIVAALFLRRFVPEASKWLHVDMAGTMESEANGYYTKAATGYGARLLADFTTHVSQGQ; encoded by the coding sequence ATGGGGAAAAGTGTAATGATTGTGTTTACAGATGATGCGCAAATGGAAGATAATGAATCTGTGAAAGGATATGTAGAGAACAGCAAGGGAGACGTTACGACTGTTTTTATTGACGGAAGCTTGTATGCAGTCATAAAAAAGATTGATGCAGCTGGGCAGTCGTCTGAAAAGGTGCGGATGATTGCCGGTACACTTGCCCGCATGTTGCAAGAGCTTCAAGTAGAAAATGCCGTTATTAACGGAAATAAATTAATTGAAGCATTTCACACGTTATCAGCAGAAGCAGTTGTAACGGCCTTTACAGAAGGTTGGCAGTTAGGGTCATATCAGTTTGTAACATACCATTCAAAAGAAAGCCTCTTTCAAACAACATTGCAAATTAGCGGGAACAATGAAAAGATCCAGTCGTTTGCTGCATCTGGTACTATCCGTGCTGAAGCGACAGCATTTTCGCGTGATTTAATGAATGAACCTGCAGCTGCATTAAATCCGACAACCTTTCCTTCTATTTTAAAAGAGGAATTTGCCGGTACAGATGTCAAAGTGTCCGTCTATGACAAAGATGAAATAGAAAAAAGGGAAATGAATGGTGTGCTGACTGTCTGCCGGGGCAGTAAACACCCACCAGCTTTTGCCGAGCTTGTCTACCAGGGAGATAGCTCCAAACCGCTCGTCGCACTTGTTGGAAAGGGTGTAACCTTTGATACTGGCGGTATTAGCCTAAAAAGGGGAAAAGATTTGAGCAATATGCGATTTGACATGGGCGGTGCGGCCGCTGTCGCAGGTGCAATGAAGCTGTTGGCAAATGCAAAGGCCAACGTGAACGTCGTTGCACTTATTCCGATTGTCGAGAATATCCCAGATCGTAACGCGGTTATACCAGGCGATGTCATTCAGTATAAAAATGGTTTAAATGTCCAAGTCGGTAATACCGATGCAGAAGGAAGACTCATTCTGGCAGACGGGCTTATTCGTGCTGGTGAATTAAATGCTGAATATGTGGTGGATATTGCAACGTTGACCGGGTCTATTGTCAACGCTTTGGGTACAAAAATTGCTGGGGTATTTGGTGACGAGAAACTTGCGGATGAGATGAAATATATCGGCCGGGAGAATGGTGATTTCATTTGGCCAATGCCATTGATTGATGCGTATGACCGCTATTTAGCAAGCGATTATGCCGATTTTAATAATACAAGTCAAAAAGCGGAGGCAGGCTCTATTGTTGCCGCATTATTCCTACGGCGCTTTGTTCCGGAAGCGAGTAAATGGCTGCATGTGGATATGGCGGGAACGATGGAGAGTGAAGCGAATGGTTACTATACCAAGGCAGCAACCGGCTACGGGGCAAGACTGTTGGCGGACTTTACCACACACGTTTCACAAGGGCAATGA
- a CDS encoding ABC transporter permease, whose product MIAKEWKEFYRSALFIITAGLIIVSGWFVLFPYGGMDIPVAFRTGIVSVFQVSVYFLPLLATVYGAFSMAEEKNQRTLPMLVARGMTINQFVLRKYISLVTVFVPAILAAYVVAMIPAKSVFADFPPQEFALFAISTILLTVIFIAIGMLLGSVISQKLTLVGFIIGTWLAFIYFIDLLLMYWLPNVAMKDVLGFSIIYFLSPLHAVQYFLFIKLNVYEFSDMSVLYDHFTFQSPWLVLIGNMVIWVAGTIGLSILVLKRKGVSHD is encoded by the coding sequence ATGATAGCTAAAGAGTGGAAAGAATTTTACCGAAGTGCTCTCTTTATTATAACGGCTGGTCTGATCATCGTCTCAGGTTGGTTTGTACTGTTTCCGTATGGCGGTATGGATATCCCAGTTGCCTTTCGAACGGGAATTGTGTCCGTTTTTCAAGTTTCTGTTTACTTTTTACCTTTACTTGCGACTGTCTACGGGGCCTTCTCAATGGCAGAGGAAAAGAACCAACGTACCCTACCTATGCTAGTGGCGAGGGGAATGACTATTAATCAGTTCGTTTTGCGAAAATATATTTCCCTTGTGACTGTATTTGTACCAGCGATACTAGCGGCTTATGTGGTTGCAATGATACCGGCGAAAAGCGTATTTGCGGACTTTCCGCCACAAGAATTTGCTCTTTTTGCTATATCAACGATTCTTTTGACAGTGATTTTTATTGCAATCGGGATGCTACTCGGTTCGGTGATCAGTCAAAAACTGACACTCGTTGGATTTATTATTGGTACTTGGTTAGCTTTTATATATTTCATTGATCTTTTGCTTATGTATTGGCTTCCGAATGTTGCTATGAAGGATGTTTTGGGATTTTCTATTATTTACTTTTTATCTCCATTACATGCTGTTCAGTATTTTTTATTTATAAAGCTGAATGTATACGAATTTTCCGATATGAGTGTTCTATACGACCATTTCACGTTTCAATCACCGTGGCTCGTTCTGATTGGAAATATGGTGATATGGGTTGCTGGTACAATCGGGTTGTCCATTCTCGTATTAAAACGGAAGGGTGTCTCTCATGATTAA
- the nosZ gene encoding Sec-dependent nitrous-oxide reductase translates to MKQLKVLYGITGIALGLLVAFLVFGNTAANDTANSDATNKSNAEKVYVAPGELDDYYMMASGGHSGQLFVYGLPSMRLIRQVPVFSPDPATGYGFEEESKEMLGGYKWGDFHHPAISETEGDYDGRALFATDVGNNRAAYVDLETFETTDIKEIPNVSGPHCAAFVTPNSEYFFAPTRFSVPIGGEYADLDEYSDTYKGVMTALKPDFKNNQIDVAFQVMLPPWSYDLSDAGKNKSDGWGFLSTYNTEEATTTLEINASQNDRDYIVMFNWEEMAKEVEKGNYTEVNGVKMFDPEENSGSIYLVPAPKSPHGVDVTPDGDYFVANGKLSPTTSVFSVEKAKEAIKNEDFQGEAQGLPVLNYDSVIDKEIEVGLGPLHTQFDDKGNAYTGLFIDSQVVKWNLDSGKVIDKTEISYSSGHLAAVGGDTTNPGGEWLVSLNKISKDQYLSVGPSHPESMDLIDISGEKMELVANTPSQPEPHYAQIIDADKIETTEVAEKDTDRENAVWSTDDAHIEREGDELHVYGVALRSRFVFDAESDRPDVVEAKEGDTVYFHITNIDQDEDITHGFGINGYNENFEIQPGYTKTLKVEVDESGTFPIYCTNFCSALHQEMTGYLLVEPK, encoded by the coding sequence ATGAAACAATTGAAAGTCCTTTATGGCATTACTGGAATAGCATTGGGTTTGCTGGTGGCATTTCTTGTTTTTGGCAATACCGCGGCAAATGATACTGCTAATTCCGATGCAACGAACAAATCAAATGCTGAAAAGGTTTACGTTGCACCGGGTGAACTAGATGATTATTACATGATGGCCTCTGGAGGACATTCCGGGCAGCTGTTTGTGTACGGACTTCCATCCATGCGTTTGATCCGTCAAGTACCTGTATTCAGCCCGGACCCTGCTACCGGTTATGGGTTTGAAGAAGAATCGAAAGAAATGCTTGGCGGATACAAATGGGGGGATTTCCACCATCCGGCCATTTCCGAAACAGAGGGAGATTATGACGGACGTGCATTGTTTGCAACCGATGTCGGAAACAACAGGGCTGCATATGTTGATTTAGAAACATTTGAAACAACTGATATAAAGGAAATTCCCAACGTTTCCGGTCCGCATTGTGCAGCATTTGTAACGCCTAATTCAGAATATTTCTTTGCACCGACACGTTTCAGTGTACCAATCGGTGGTGAATATGCCGATCTTGACGAGTATAGTGATACGTATAAAGGTGTGATGACGGCTTTAAAACCTGACTTCAAGAACAATCAGATAGATGTTGCCTTTCAGGTAATGTTGCCGCCATGGTCTTATGATTTATCAGACGCAGGAAAAAACAAATCCGATGGATGGGGCTTCCTTTCAACATATAATACGGAGGAAGCAACTACTACCTTGGAAATCAACGCATCGCAAAACGATCGCGATTATATCGTGATGTTTAATTGGGAGGAGATGGCGAAGGAAGTAGAAAAGGGTAATTACACCGAGGTCAATGGTGTAAAAATGTTTGACCCTGAAGAAAATTCCGGATCGATTTATTTAGTTCCCGCTCCGAAATCACCACACGGGGTTGACGTAACACCGGATGGCGATTATTTTGTCGCAAACGGAAAACTATCACCAACGACATCGGTGTTTAGTGTCGAAAAAGCGAAGGAAGCCATAAAAAACGAAGACTTCCAAGGAGAAGCACAAGGACTACCTGTCTTAAATTACGACAGCGTTATTGACAAAGAAATTGAAGTCGGATTGGGACCGCTCCATACGCAGTTCGATGATAAAGGTAATGCGTATACCGGGCTGTTTATTGATTCTCAAGTGGTCAAGTGGAATCTTGATTCCGGCAAAGTCATCGATAAAACGGAAATTTCGTATTCATCAGGACATTTGGCAGCAGTTGGCGGTGATACGACTAACCCGGGTGGTGAATGGCTCGTCTCCTTAAACAAAATATCAAAAGACCAATATCTGTCGGTTGGCCCATCTCACCCGGAAAGTATGGATCTGATTGATATCAGTGGCGAAAAAATGGAACTTGTTGCCAATACACCATCACAGCCGGAGCCGCATTACGCCCAAATTATCGATGCAGACAAGATTGAAACAACGGAAGTAGCCGAAAAAGATACAGACCGCGAAAATGCTGTTTGGAGCACGGATGATGCGCATATTGAACGTGAAGGTGATGAGTTGCACGTTTACGGAGTTGCATTGCGGTCACGATTTGTATTCGATGCAGAAAGTGATAGACCGGATGTCGTCGAAGCTAAAGAAGGAGATACGGTTTATTTCCATATAACCAATATCGACCAAGATGAAGATATTACACATGGGTTTGGAATTAACGGATACAATGAAAACTTTGAAATTCAACCAGGCTATACGAAGACGTTGAAGGTTGAAGTGGATGAATCAGGAACGTTCCCTATTTACTGTACGAATTTCTGTTCGGCATTACACCAAGAAATGACTGGGTATCTTCTTGTTGAACCGAAATAA
- a CDS encoding aldehyde dehydrogenase family protein: MMQLSMYIDGKWKNTNESERRLISNPANGEVIAEAIEGTVDDAKEAIRSAKRAFQNGEGSWPRMAPAERADYLYKVAAKLEENHDELARLETLDNGKTHTEAGFDVTEAADCFRYYAGLIRAPEGQAADAPESIHTTVVHEPVGVCGLIVPWNFPLLMSVWKIAPALAAGNTIILKPSEVTPVTAVKMFDIFNEVGFPDGAVNLLLGHGAIVGNELATSRDVDKISFTGGTETGRAIMKSAAGNLKKISLELGGKSPNIVFSDANLDTAVDHALFGIYFGAGQVCSSGSRILVEESIHDAFVERFAERAKKITVGPGNDPASEMGPLVSEDHMNKVLSYITKGKEEGAKLVCGGNRIETDALKDGYFVEPTAFTDTTEEMSIVQEEIFGPVAVFQTFKDEQDAIRVANNTDYGLAGSVFTQDNAKAMRVIKKVRAGITWINTYHTNFNDFPWGGYKQSGIGRGLGKHGLEEFQEVKQININLQPEPTGWFSE, encoded by the coding sequence ATGATGCAATTATCCATGTACATAGACGGAAAATGGAAAAACACAAACGAAAGCGAACGACGATTGATTAGCAATCCGGCGAATGGGGAAGTGATTGCCGAAGCGATAGAAGGAACGGTCGACGACGCTAAGGAAGCGATTCGTTCAGCTAAAAGAGCGTTTCAGAATGGAGAAGGTTCCTGGCCGCGCATGGCACCTGCCGAACGAGCGGATTATCTATACAAGGTTGCCGCTAAATTGGAAGAGAATCATGATGAACTTGCCCGGTTGGAAACGCTGGACAATGGCAAAACACACACGGAAGCAGGTTTTGACGTAACGGAAGCTGCCGATTGTTTCCGGTATTATGCCGGACTAATCCGCGCACCAGAGGGACAAGCAGCCGATGCGCCGGAGTCAATTCACACGACGGTCGTCCATGAACCAGTCGGTGTCTGCGGCCTGATTGTCCCGTGGAATTTTCCGCTTCTGATGAGTGTATGGAAAATAGCTCCGGCTTTGGCTGCCGGCAACACGATCATCCTAAAACCGTCTGAAGTCACACCGGTTACGGCTGTGAAGATGTTCGACATTTTTAATGAAGTAGGGTTCCCGGATGGGGCTGTCAATCTGCTGTTGGGGCATGGCGCGATTGTCGGAAATGAATTAGCTACCAGTCGTGATGTTGACAAAATTTCGTTTACGGGCGGTACGGAAACAGGCCGGGCCATTATGAAATCCGCTGCTGGCAATTTGAAAAAGATTTCACTGGAGCTTGGAGGCAAATCACCGAATATTGTCTTTTCGGATGCGAATCTGGATACGGCGGTCGACCACGCTCTGTTTGGTATTTACTTTGGTGCGGGACAGGTCTGTTCATCCGGATCGCGCATTCTAGTTGAGGAAAGCATTCATGATGCCTTCGTTGAGCGGTTTGCTGAACGGGCAAAAAAAATCACTGTAGGTCCGGGAAATGATCCAGCATCTGAAATGGGACCGCTTGTCAGTGAGGACCATATGAATAAAGTTCTATCGTATATTACTAAAGGCAAGGAAGAAGGGGCGAAACTTGTCTGCGGCGGTAACCGCATCGAAACTGATGCATTGAAGGACGGTTATTTTGTCGAACCTACCGCCTTTACCGACACGACAGAGGAAATGAGCATTGTTCAAGAGGAAATCTTTGGTCCGGTCGCTGTGTTCCAGACGTTCAAGGATGAACAGGATGCGATTCGGGTTGCTAATAACACGGATTATGGGCTGGCCGGCAGTGTCTTCACCCAAGATAATGCCAAAGCGATGCGCGTCATCAAGAAAGTGCGTGCCGGAATCACGTGGATCAACACATATCATACTAATTTTAACGATTTTCCATGGGGCGGATACAAACAGAGCGGTATCGGCCGTGGACTTGGTAAACATGGACTAGAGGAATTTCAAGAAGTAAAGCAAATCAACATCAATTTACAGCCGGAGCCAACCGGATGGTTTTCTGAATGA